The proteins below come from a single Iocasia fonsfrigidae genomic window:
- a CDS encoding LacI family DNA-binding transcriptional regulator, protein MAINNNKISIKDVAKLAGVSITTVSRVINNSKHPVSSKTRVEVQKAIKELNFQPNRLAQGLINNKSSIIGVIVHDISDTYFSEMVKGIEEVTFENDYIINIYNTDRDIHKELQAVNMLKANQAEAIVFTGGHLIDDFYDQQIRGYIKQLKQQGCYIISVNPYPYDIRDIDIGNKLATRTITEYLFNKGHENIAYVTGPAISHTTWERFSGYKDALKNKGLIFREEYVISGDFTFEGGRKAALELLNRISDITAVVTANDATALGLMWELKHNGVNIPEDVSVVGIGNIPETKYAYPPLTTIALPLFELGKKIGNCLMSKLLNNKVILEDIDVKIGLIERKSVKNLL, encoded by the coding sequence ATGGCTATTAATAATAATAAGATTTCAATAAAGGATGTCGCCAAACTGGCAGGGGTTTCTATAACAACTGTGTCAAGGGTTATTAATAATAGTAAGCACCCGGTAAGTAGTAAAACCAGGGTTGAAGTCCAAAAGGCGATTAAAGAACTGAATTTTCAACCTAATCGGCTTGCCCAGGGTTTAATAAATAATAAATCGAGTATTATAGGGGTAATTGTCCATGATATCTCTGATACCTATTTTTCAGAGATGGTTAAGGGGATTGAGGAAGTTACCTTTGAAAATGACTATATTATAAATATTTATAATACAGACAGGGACATACATAAGGAATTGCAAGCTGTTAATATGCTGAAGGCTAATCAGGCAGAGGCTATAGTTTTTACTGGAGGTCACTTGATTGATGATTTTTATGACCAGCAGATAAGGGGGTATATTAAACAGTTGAAACAACAGGGGTGTTATATCATAAGTGTTAATCCCTATCCTTATGATATTAGAGATATAGACATAGGAAATAAGTTAGCTACCAGGACTATTACTGAATATTTGTTTAACAAGGGACATGAAAATATTGCTTATGTTACTGGACCAGCAATTTCTCATACAACTTGGGAAAGGTTTTCCGGTTATAAAGATGCCTTAAAAAATAAAGGACTTATCTTTAGAGAGGAATATGTTATTTCCGGTGATTTTACTTTTGAAGGTGGGCGTAAGGCTGCATTAGAATTATTAAATCGCATTAGTGATATTACGGCAGTAGTGACTGCCAATGATGCCACTGCTCTGGGACTTATGTGGGAATTAAAACATAATGGAGTGAATATTCCAGAGGATGTTTCAGTAGTTGGGATTGGTAATATTCCAGAAACCAAATATGCCTATCCACCATTAACTACAATTGCCTTACCTTTATTTGAATTAGGCAAAAAAATTGGTAATTGCCTGATGAGTAAATTATTAAATAACAAGGTTATTCTGGAGGATATTGATGTTAAAATCGGTTTGATTGAGCGGAAATCGGTTAAAAATCTTCTTTAA
- a CDS encoding UxaA family hydrolase: MQKQLLKIDAADNVAVSLKELDMGAEIELDTDVLVLNNDIPLGHKLALEDIAEGEKIVKYGFPIGKAVKNIKKGDWVHSHNMKTALGGKEEYKYNPDFEGEISSTDKGDIPQFKGYRRNDGQVGIRNEIWLIPTVGCINKPVEKMALLAEEKFSKEIAEGKLDGIHAFPHPYGCSQLGGDLLNTQKILAGLVKHPNAAAVLVVGLGCENNILEDFQEIIGGYDHKRVRFLKLQDVGDDLETGLREIAELVDFAAGFKQEAVPASSLKIGLKCGGSDGFSGITANPLLGRISDKLVGIGGTTILTEVPEMFGAETILMNRARDEDTFKEIVKLVNGFKDYFISNKQPVYENPSPGNKEGGITTLEEKSLGCTQKGGSSIVNGVNFYGEQVIGKGLQLLEGPGNDLVSTTVLTAAGAHLILFTTGRGTPFGAPVPTVKISTNTDLYEQKTGWIDFNAGSLLTGVSMEKLADELFDYILELASKDIKTKNEENGYKEIAILKTGVTL, from the coding sequence TTGCAGAAACAATTGTTGAAGATAGATGCCGCTGATAATGTGGCGGTCTCTTTAAAAGAGTTGGATATGGGTGCAGAAATTGAGCTTGATACTGACGTCCTGGTACTTAATAATGATATACCACTGGGTCATAAGCTTGCCCTAGAAGATATTGCTGAAGGTGAGAAAATAGTGAAATATGGCTTCCCAATTGGTAAGGCTGTTAAAAATATTAAAAAGGGTGATTGGGTACATTCCCATAATATGAAGACAGCTCTAGGTGGTAAAGAGGAATATAAATACAACCCTGATTTTGAGGGGGAGATTAGCAGTACTGATAAAGGCGATATCCCTCAATTTAAGGGATATCGGCGTAATGACGGCCAGGTGGGAATCAGGAATGAAATTTGGTTGATACCTACAGTTGGTTGTATTAATAAACCGGTTGAAAAGATGGCCTTATTAGCTGAAGAAAAATTCAGCAAGGAGATAGCCGAAGGAAAACTGGATGGTATCCATGCCTTTCCACATCCCTATGGTTGTTCTCAGTTAGGTGGTGACTTATTAAATACCCAGAAGATACTGGCTGGATTAGTAAAACACCCTAATGCAGCTGCTGTTCTGGTAGTAGGACTTGGCTGTGAGAATAATATTCTGGAGGATTTCCAGGAGATTATTGGTGGTTATGACCATAAGCGGGTCAGGTTTTTAAAATTACAGGATGTGGGAGATGACCTGGAAACAGGTTTAAGGGAGATTGCTGAGCTGGTAGATTTTGCTGCTGGTTTTAAACAGGAAGCAGTACCTGCCTCTTCCCTGAAAATTGGACTTAAATGTGGTGGTTCTGATGGATTTTCAGGTATTACAGCGAATCCCTTACTGGGAAGAATCAGTGATAAGCTGGTGGGAATTGGTGGTACTACAATTCTAACTGAGGTACCTGAGATGTTCGGGGCAGAAACTATTTTGATGAATCGGGCCAGGGATGAAGATACCTTTAAGGAGATCGTTAAATTGGTCAATGGTTTTAAGGATTATTTTATTAGCAATAAGCAGCCTGTTTATGAAAACCCTTCTCCTGGTAATAAAGAAGGGGGTATTACTACCCTGGAAGAGAAATCCCTGGGTTGTACACAAAAGGGTGGGAGCAGTATTGTCAATGGTGTTAATTTTTATGGTGAACAGGTTATAGGTAAAGGACTACAGCTATTGGAGGGCCCGGGTAATGACCTTGTCTCAACTACTGTTTTAACAGCAGCTGGTGCTCATTTAATTCTATTTACTACAGGCCGGGGGACCCCCTTTGGGGCGCCGGTTCCTACTGTGAAGATTTCTACAAATACTGATCTCTATGAGCAAAAAACAGGTTGGATAGATTTTAATGCCGGTAGTTTATTAACAGGGGTCAGTATGGAAAAATTAGCTGATGAATTATTTGATTATATTCTTGAACTTGCTTCAAAGGATATTAAGACTAAAAATGAGGAAAATGGTTATAAAGAGATAGCCATTTTAAAAACAGGTGTTACCCTGTAA
- the uxaC gene encoding glucuronate isomerase yields the protein MAFLDENYLVENETGKRLYQQVKDLPIVDAHNHGDVEEIVKNDGWTDIWEVEAATDHYVWELMRKRGVPEEKITGKASNKEKWLALARIFPEIAGNPTYEWIHLDLKRRFGIEQNINEHTAEMIWEKTRVSLGSEEMKPQRLLKDMNVKIMCTTDDPTSTLEFHQQAASEIEGVSILPTWRPDKAMNIEQKAWHDFVVDMGKRYNEDTAVFSGFIKALQKSHDFFNENGCKASDHGIFEPITYQVKQEDAANIHQKAFQGEELTVGEIKDYKAFLLCKFGEMNKETDWVTQLHIGAVRDYRDSLFEELGPDSGGDLSNQHIEIVNNLNYFMNKFDQELKIVLYSLDPTHWSNLATLSRAFSNVSLGAAWWYNDSPYGMEEQLKLISTIDLLANFAGMVTDSRKLISYGSRTEMFRRVMSSTLGKMVEKGQMPYNVAAELAVGLSYKQQEELFFSSN from the coding sequence ATGGCTTTTTTGGATGAGAATTATTTGGTAGAAAATGAGACTGGTAAAAGACTCTACCAGCAGGTTAAGGATCTGCCGATTGTAGATGCCCATAACCATGGTGATGTAGAAGAGATTGTCAAAAATGACGGATGGACAGATATCTGGGAGGTCGAAGCTGCTACTGATCATTATGTCTGGGAGCTGATGAGAAAAAGGGGTGTCCCTGAGGAAAAAATAACAGGCAAAGCCTCAAATAAGGAGAAATGGCTGGCCCTGGCTAGAATCTTCCCTGAAATTGCTGGTAATCCGACATATGAATGGATTCATCTTGATTTAAAACGCAGATTCGGGATTGAACAAAATATAAATGAACACACTGCTGAGATGATTTGGGAAAAAACCAGGGTAAGTCTGGGCAGTGAAGAGATGAAACCACAGAGATTGCTTAAAGATATGAATGTTAAGATTATGTGTACTACAGATGATCCGACTTCTACCCTGGAATTTCACCAGCAGGCAGCCTCTGAGATAGAAGGTGTATCCATTCTTCCTACCTGGCGGCCTGATAAAGCTATGAATATTGAACAAAAGGCCTGGCATGATTTTGTAGTAGATATGGGTAAAAGGTATAATGAGGACACAGCTGTTTTTAGTGGATTTATAAAGGCCTTACAGAAATCACATGATTTCTTTAATGAAAATGGTTGTAAAGCCAGTGATCATGGAATTTTTGAACCTATCACTTATCAGGTGAAGCAAGAAGATGCTGCTAATATTCATCAAAAGGCCTTTCAGGGTGAAGAACTGACAGTAGGGGAAATAAAGGATTATAAGGCCTTTCTTTTATGTAAATTTGGTGAGATGAATAAGGAAACAGATTGGGTAACCCAACTGCATATAGGTGCTGTTCGTGATTATCGTGATAGTCTATTTGAGGAACTGGGACCTGACAGTGGTGGTGATCTCTCTAACCAGCATATTGAGATAGTGAATAATTTAAATTATTTCATGAATAAATTTGACCAGGAATTAAAGATAGTACTTTATTCTTTAGACCCTACTCACTGGTCCAATCTTGCCACTCTTAGCAGGGCTTTCTCTAATGTTAGTCTGGGGGCAGCATGGTGGTATAATGATAGCCCTTATGGTATGGAAGAGCAGTTAAAACTTATCTCTACAATTGATTTATTAGCTAATTTTGCCGGTATGGTTACTGATTCCCGGAAATTAATCTCCTATGGTTCCAGAACAGAGATGTTCAGAAGGGTTATGTCCAGTACCCTGGGGAAAATGGTTGAGAAGGGACAGATGCCGTATAATGTTGCTGCAGAACTGGCTGTAGGATTAAGTTATAAACAACAGGAGGAGTTGTTTTTTAGCAGTAATTAA
- a CDS encoding transketolase: MSKELEYFKSKTDMIRRDIITMLGEAGSGHPGGSLSAVEILSSLYYELMEKGDKFVLSKGHSAPALYSILADKGYFAKKELMTLRKLGSILQGHPDMKKTPGVHFSTGSLGQGLSAANGMAIAAKYDKSDQRIYVLLGDGELQEGQIWEAVMTARHRRLDNLIAYVDHNNLQIDGSCVEVKSLDKIKEKFLSFGWGVFTIDGHDIKSIIETTRKAWQVKGKPVCIISNTIKGKGISFMEDEVGWHGKAPSKEEVELALKELKGVE, from the coding sequence ATGAGTAAAGAATTAGAATATTTTAAGTCAAAAACCGATATGATTAGAAGGGATATTATTACTATGTTAGGGGAGGCTGGTTCTGGCCATCCGGGTGGTTCTTTATCAGCTGTAGAAATATTGAGTAGTTTGTATTATGAATTAATGGAAAAAGGGGATAAGTTTGTTCTTTCCAAAGGACATTCTGCCCCAGCATTATATTCAATTTTAGCTGATAAAGGGTATTTTGCTAAAAAAGAATTAATGACATTACGTAAATTAGGTAGTATTCTTCAGGGACATCCAGATATGAAAAAGACTCCAGGTGTTCATTTTTCAACAGGGTCTTTAGGACAGGGACTGTCGGCAGCAAATGGGATGGCTATTGCCGCAAAATATGATAAAAGTGATCAAAGAATATATGTTTTACTGGGGGATGGGGAATTACAGGAAGGACAGATCTGGGAGGCTGTTATGACTGCCAGGCATAGACGCTTAGATAATCTTATTGCCTATGTGGACCATAATAATTTGCAAATTGATGGAAGCTGTGTAGAGGTTAAATCATTAGATAAGATAAAGGAAAAATTTCTATCCTTTGGTTGGGGTGTTTTTACTATTGATGGTCATGATATAAAAAGTATTATTGAAACCACCAGAAAAGCATGGCAGGTCAAGGGGAAACCTGTCTGTATAATTTCCAATACTATTAAAGGTAAAGGGATATCTTTTATGGAAGATGAAGTGGGCTGGCATGGTAAAGCGCCATCTAAGGAAGAGGTTGAACTGGCCTTAAAAGAATTAAAGGGGGTTGAATAA
- a CDS encoding carbohydrate ABC transporter permease: MPNASEFIGLKNYIELFLNKDFYTALYRSIVWVISCVSFQLIAGLIGALIMDQNFKGRGLVRGISLVPWATPSVLVALMWAWLLDGNYGVINDLLQKLGLIRHYIPWLAQGSTALPSVILANIWQGTPFFAVMLLASLQSIPEELYEAAKIDSANSWQIFWYIKLPFLLPTILITSMLRIMWTANYMDLIYIMTGGGPGSSSMILPVYSYIKAYKKLEMGQGAAVAIIQVVLLLIVVLWYLRLLKKRGRDF; the protein is encoded by the coding sequence ATGCCAAATGCTTCTGAGTTTATTGGTCTTAAGAATTATATTGAACTTTTTTTAAATAAGGATTTTTATACTGCATTGTATCGTTCTATTGTCTGGGTGATTTCCTGTGTATCCTTTCAATTGATTGCCGGCTTAATCGGGGCGCTGATAATGGATCAGAATTTTAAAGGTCGAGGTCTTGTCAGGGGTATTTCCTTAGTACCCTGGGCTACTCCTAGTGTTTTGGTGGCTTTAATGTGGGCCTGGTTACTTGATGGTAACTATGGGGTTATCAATGATTTGCTGCAAAAATTAGGACTGATTAGACATTATATTCCCTGGTTAGCCCAGGGCAGTACTGCCTTGCCCAGTGTTATTCTGGCTAACATATGGCAGGGAACACCATTTTTTGCGGTTATGTTGCTGGCTTCACTGCAGTCAATACCTGAAGAATTGTATGAAGCTGCCAAGATAGATTCAGCTAATTCATGGCAGATATTCTGGTATATTAAATTGCCCTTTCTGCTGCCGACTATTTTGATTACTAGTATGTTAAGAATCATGTGGACAGCAAATTATATGGATTTAATATATATTATGACAGGTGGAGGGCCGGGTAGTAGTAGTATGATTCTACCTGTTTATTCATATATAAAGGCCTACAAAAAATTGGAAATGGGGCAGGGTGCTGCAGTGGCTATCATTCAGGTTGTTTTATTATTAATAGTAGTTTTATGGTATTTACGTTTACTAAAGAAAAGGGGGCGTGATTTTTAA
- a CDS encoding carbohydrate ABC transporter permease: MNKTKITSRLKYLVIFGWLFFIIAPYLWMFITSLKPPAEIYTKTINYWPNNPSIESYLSLLKTTPFIRYFLNSLLVAVGTTVIALIASVTAAFVFSRLPFRGSRGLLSGMLVSQMVPAILLAIPLFLIFNKLSFVNSIVKLILAHSTYAIPFATWTMTGFINEIPRSIDEAAAIDGASPLQIFWHVLLPLIIPGVVGVATYIFIFSWKEFLYALTLTSRTVDRTLPIGLHTFMGEYTIRWDLLTSAGVITVIPVILIFVLGQKYLIAGLTAGSTKG, encoded by the coding sequence ATGAACAAGACAAAAATAACGTCTAGGCTGAAATACTTGGTTATATTTGGCTGGTTATTTTTTATTATTGCACCATACCTATGGATGTTTATAACATCACTGAAACCACCGGCAGAAATATACACCAAAACAATAAATTACTGGCCCAATAACCCTAGCATAGAATCTTATCTAAGCCTATTAAAAACCACGCCATTTATCAGGTATTTTTTAAATAGCTTGCTTGTTGCTGTTGGTACAACAGTTATAGCCTTAATTGCTTCAGTAACTGCGGCTTTTGTTTTTTCAAGGTTACCTTTTCGCGGCAGCAGGGGTTTGTTATCTGGTATGTTAGTATCACAGATGGTTCCAGCCATACTGCTGGCGATACCATTGTTTTTGATATTTAATAAACTAAGCTTTGTAAATTCTATTGTCAAACTAATTCTGGCCCACAGCACATATGCGATTCCCTTTGCAACCTGGACAATGACCGGGTTTATAAATGAGATACCAAGGAGTATTGATGAAGCTGCTGCTATTGATGGTGCCAGTCCACTGCAGATATTCTGGCATGTTTTATTACCACTGATTATACCTGGTGTAGTTGGTGTTGCCACCTATATATTTATTTTTTCCTGGAAAGAATTTTTATATGCTTTAACACTAACCTCCAGGACAGTTGATAGGACATTACCTATCGGACTGCATACATTTATGGGTGAATACACTATTCGTTGGGATCTTTTAACTTCAGCCGGGGTTATTACTGTAATACCTGTTATTTTGATCTTTGTGTTAGGTCAGAAATATTTGATTGCCGGTTTGACTGCCGGTTCTACAAAAGGATAG
- a CDS encoding transketolase family protein codes for MNELIATRDAYGEALVALGESEEIFVFDADLSCATKTEHFAAKYPERFFQMGIAEQDMMGTAAGTAVMGKTPFVSTFALFATGRAYEQVRNSIAYPNLNVKIAASHSGITVGPDGGSHQSVEDIGLMRLVPNMKVVVPADAYETRKVLEAALEIEGPFYIRLGRNPVPVLFNDDYEYEFGKISTLTDGSDLTIAATGIMVTEALQAAKLLKKDGINVRVLNVHTIKPLDKETIIKAAEETKLIVSVEEHSIIGGLGAAICELLCEQRPTPVVRMGLNDTFGQSGSPEELLEYYGLTADNIVKRVKTVLA; via the coding sequence ATGAATGAGTTAATTGCTACTAGAGATGCATATGGTGAGGCTCTGGTTGCTCTAGGGGAAAGTGAAGAGATCTTTGTTTTTGATGCTGATTTATCCTGTGCAACCAAAACAGAGCACTTTGCTGCCAAATACCCGGAACGATTTTTTCAGATGGGTATTGCTGAACAGGATATGATGGGGACGGCTGCTGGTACAGCAGTTATGGGTAAAACCCCTTTTGTTAGTACCTTTGCCTTGTTTGCAACTGGCCGGGCCTATGAACAGGTAAGGAATAGTATTGCTTATCCTAATCTTAATGTTAAAATTGCAGCCAGCCATTCAGGCATAACTGTAGGACCAGATGGGGGTTCACACCAGTCTGTAGAGGATATTGGCTTGATGAGATTGGTCCCTAATATGAAGGTTGTTGTTCCAGCAGATGCTTATGAAACCAGGAAGGTATTAGAGGCTGCCCTGGAGATTGAAGGCCCGTTTTATATACGGCTCGGTAGGAATCCTGTCCCTGTTCTTTTTAATGATGATTATGAATATGAGTTTGGGAAGATTTCTACCTTAACTGATGGTTCAGACCTTACTATTGCTGCTACTGGTATAATGGTAACAGAGGCTTTACAGGCAGCAAAATTATTAAAAAAAGATGGTATTAATGTACGCGTATTAAATGTACATACCATTAAACCCCTGGACAAAGAGACAATTATCAAGGCCGCTGAAGAAACCAAATTAATTGTTAGTGTAGAAGAACATTCAATTATTGGAGGTCTTGGTGCAGCGATATGTGAACTCCTATGTGAACAAAGACCTACCCCTGTGGTAAGAATGGGGCTAAATGATACCTTTGGTCAGTCTGGTTCTCCAGAAGAATTATTAGAGTATTATGGTCTTACTGCTGATAATATTGTTAAAAGAGTGAAGACTGTGTTAGCTTAG
- a CDS encoding ROK family transcriptional regulator → MNYLSGNLELMHELNTKQILRVIRQFNPISRSEIVEKTNLTAATVSRIVSKLIEFNLVTETGYGESSGGRKPILLELNPGAVLTVGIDLEIDEIKGLIIDLNGRVLLEDNLSIKGEREQDHIINRVIEIIKKLLSKKDYRSRVTGIGIGMHGLVDYARGISIFPPAFGWRDIPVADMIKKEFDLPVIIENNVRALTLAENWFGMAKDLNNFICLKVGSGIGSGIFTDGKLYRGASNSAGEIGHTMVDEDGPLCSCGNYGCLESMASIPAIVKRTVKALKQGADSKINSMVNNLKEINEETVFLAAKQGDQLAGQVLQDTGRYLGIGIANLINILNPEVVIIGGDIVLAGDIILESMRSTVHNRALSYPAEHVKIINSRMGKEGVAIGAAALILESVFNIGHNINVDIGL, encoded by the coding sequence ATGAATTACTTATCAGGTAATCTTGAATTAATGCATGAATTAAATACCAAGCAAATTCTAAGAGTGATCAGGCAGTTCAATCCAATATCCCGTTCAGAAATTGTGGAAAAGACAAATCTTACTGCTGCTACTGTATCGAGAATTGTCAGTAAACTGATTGAATTTAATCTGGTTACAGAAACAGGTTACGGAGAATCCAGCGGTGGTAGGAAACCAATTCTGCTGGAATTGAACCCTGGTGCTGTTTTAACAGTGGGTATAGATCTAGAAATAGATGAGATAAAGGGATTGATCATAGACTTAAACGGTAGAGTTCTGCTTGAGGATAATTTAAGTATTAAAGGGGAAAGGGAGCAGGATCACATAATAAATAGGGTTATAGAAATAATAAAAAAACTTCTGTCTAAAAAAGATTATCGCTCAAGGGTTACTGGTATTGGGATAGGTATGCATGGATTGGTTGATTATGCCAGAGGTATATCCATTTTCCCACCTGCATTTGGATGGCGGGATATACCGGTGGCTGACATGATTAAAAAGGAGTTTGATCTACCTGTAATAATAGAGAATAACGTCAGGGCTTTAACCCTGGCGGAGAACTGGTTTGGGATGGCTAAAGACCTGAATAATTTTATCTGCCTTAAGGTGGGTAGTGGTATAGGTTCAGGTATTTTTACAGATGGTAAGCTCTACCGGGGGGCCAGTAATTCAGCCGGTGAGATCGGTCACACCATGGTAGATGAAGATGGTCCCTTATGTAGTTGTGGGAATTACGGTTGTCTGGAGAGTATGGCTTCAATTCCTGCAATAGTTAAACGGACAGTTAAGGCGTTAAAACAGGGGGCAGATAGTAAGATTAATAGTATGGTTAATAATCTGAAGGAAATAAATGAAGAAACTGTTTTCCTGGCTGCTAAACAGGGTGATCAACTGGCTGGACAGGTATTACAGGATACAGGACGTTATCTGGGTATTGGTATTGCTAACTTAATAAATATACTCAACCCGGAAGTAGTTATTATTGGTGGGGATATTGTTTTGGCCGGAGATATTATCCTGGAAAGCATGCGTTCTACAGTTCATAACAGGGCATTATCATATCCGGCAGAACATGTAAAAATTATAAACTCCAGGATGGGTAAAGAGGGGGTGGCGATTGGAGCAGCAGCATTGATTTTGGAATCTGTTTTCAATATAGGTCATAATATAAATGTTGATATAGGTTTATAA
- a CDS encoding sugar phosphate isomerase/epimerase family protein, with protein sequence MKLSICTDLFEDWPQEEIFQFIADKGYQGIEIAPVVYADNVNDISKKSRRKIKKQAAEYGLEVVGLHWVLVGPEGVHLTHPEKSIRNITRDYLLNLLEFCGDIGGKVIVFGSPRQRDLLDGVSREDGYRYAADIFSQCMGYAAERGVTICIEPLGQNETNFINSITEAIQLIEMVDHKNFQAMVDIKAALSENRPIKEIIREAAKYLYHIHLNDANGIAPGFGKTDFAPIIEELNNINYNRYLSLEIFELQASVKKTAVQSYDYLLGL encoded by the coding sequence ATGAAACTATCTATTTGTACTGATTTATTTGAAGATTGGCCACAGGAAGAGATATTTCAGTTCATAGCTGATAAGGGTTACCAGGGGATTGAGATTGCCCCTGTTGTGTATGCTGATAATGTGAATGATATAAGTAAGAAGAGCAGACGTAAAATCAAAAAACAGGCTGCCGAGTACGGCCTGGAAGTTGTAGGGCTACACTGGGTTTTGGTAGGTCCAGAGGGTGTTCATTTAACTCATCCTGAGAAATCAATTAGAAATATTACCAGGGATTATCTATTAAATTTGCTAGAGTTTTGTGGTGATATTGGAGGAAAAGTAATTGTTTTTGGTTCTCCCCGCCAGAGGGATCTCTTAGATGGTGTTAGCAGAGAAGATGGCTATAGATATGCAGCAGATATTTTCAGTCAGTGTATGGGTTATGCAGCTGAGAGAGGTGTTACTATCTGTATTGAGCCACTTGGCCAAAATGAGACTAATTTTATTAATAGTATTACTGAGGCTATCCAGTTAATAGAGATGGTTGATCATAAAAATTTTCAGGCTATGGTTGATATTAAGGCTGCCTTATCAGAAAATAGGCCAATTAAGGAAATTATTCGGGAAGCAGCTAAATACCTTTACCATATTCATTTGAATGATGCTAATGGTATTGCTCCGGGTTTTGGTAAAACAGACTTTGCCCCAATTATTGAAGAATTAAATAATATAAATTATAACAGGTATCTTTCACTTGAAATCTTTGAACTGCAGGCCAGTGTCAAAAAAACAGCAGTACAGAGTTATGATTACCTGCTTGGTTTATAG
- a CDS encoding tagaturonate reductase → MSKNLPKLNKEYLKDNLLGTELADYSADILEYPERVIQFGEGNFLRAFVDWMFHQMNKEGVFKGRTVVVQPIPQGRVSNLNKQDGLYTLLLRGRQDGKVVDQREVMTAVSRGLEAYTQWDEVLKLAENPEIEFIVSNTTEAGIVYSPDDKLNDTPPDSYPGKLTAYLYRRYQFFNGVSDKGMLIIPVELIERNGDILREVVLKLADNWKLPEGFKDWIREHNTFVNTLVDRIVTGYPFKEKDKLEEELGYCDENLDTGEIFHLWIIEGDESLKEKLPFHKAGLNVKWVDDVTPYRSRKVKILNGAHTSTVPVSYLAGIDLVRDAVDDQLLSDFIKKVIFENIIPTMSLSAEELDDFAKKILERFANPFIDHKWLDISLNSTSKFKTRVLPSLVEFIEQKEELPDKLVFSLAALITFYKGTEIRDKYLVAYRQQEEYLIKDDISALEFFADLWGRYENNELGIEKLAEDVLGHQEFWQQDLNELPGLTAALTDYLKQIEEQGVKKSLTVLLDK, encoded by the coding sequence ATGTCTAAAAATCTACCGAAATTAAATAAAGAATATTTAAAGGATAATTTACTTGGAACAGAATTAGCTGATTATTCAGCTGATATTTTGGAATACCCTGAAAGGGTTATTCAGTTTGGTGAGGGAAATTTTTTGCGGGCCTTTGTAGACTGGATGTTTCACCAGATGAATAAAGAGGGTGTTTTTAAAGGTAGGACAGTAGTTGTACAGCCGATTCCGCAGGGGCGGGTCAGTAATTTAAACAAACAGGATGGGCTTTATACTTTACTATTAAGGGGGAGACAGGATGGTAAGGTAGTTGATCAACGTGAGGTTATGACAGCTGTTAGTAGGGGTCTAGAGGCCTATACTCAGTGGGATGAGGTTCTAAAACTGGCTGAGAACCCGGAGATAGAATTTATTGTTTCCAATACCACTGAGGCAGGTATTGTTTATTCACCTGATGATAAATTGAATGACACACCACCTGATAGTTATCCCGGGAAGTTGACTGCTTACTTATATCGCCGTTATCAATTTTTTAATGGGGTTAGTGATAAGGGGATGTTAATTATTCCTGTAGAACTAATCGAACGTAATGGGGATATATTAAGAGAAGTTGTTCTTAAACTGGCTGATAATTGGAAACTACCTGAAGGTTTTAAGGACTGGATAAGAGAGCATAATACTTTTGTCAACACATTGGTTGACCGTATAGTAACCGGTTATCCCTTCAAAGAGAAAGATAAACTGGAAGAAGAGTTGGGTTATTGTGATGAAAACCTGGATACAGGGGAAATTTTTCACCTCTGGATTATTGAAGGGGACGAGAGTTTAAAAGAAAAACTCCCCTTCCATAAAGCCGGTTTGAATGTTAAGTGGGTTGATGATGTAACACCATACCGTTCCAGAAAGGTAAAGATATTAAATGGGGCTCATACATCTACTGTCCCTGTCTCTTACCTGGCAGGAATTGACCTGGTAAGAGATGCGGTAGATGACCAGCTTCTAAGTGATTTTATAAAAAAGGTAATCTTTGAAAATATAATTCCAACTATGAGTCTGTCCGCTGAAGAATTAGATGATTTTGCCAAAAAAATATTGGAGAGGTTTGCTAATCCTTTTATTGATCACAAGTGGCTTGATATTTCTTTGAATTCAACCTCCAAATTTAAGACCCGGGTTTTGCCCTCATTGGTGGAATTTATAGAACAAAAGGAAGAATTACCTGATAAACTGGTTTTCTCGCTGGCAGCACTAATTACTTTTTATAAAGGGACTGAAATCAGGGATAAATACCTGGTAGCTTACCGTCAGCAGGAGGAATACCTGATTAAAGATGATATCTCAGCACTGGAGTTTTTTGCAGACCTCTGGGGTAGGTACGAGAATAATGAGCTAGGAATTGAAAAACTGGCTGAAGATGTTTTAGGACATCAGGAGTTCTGGCAGCAGGATTTAAATGAACTGCCTGGTCTGACAGCTGCTCTAACAGATTATCTTAAACAAATTGAAGAACAGGGTGTCAAAAAAAGTCTTACTGTTTTGTTGGATAAATAA